The DNA window CATCTTCGGGACCGAGCCCTTGACCCGAACCTTCCCGCGGGCCATCGCCGCGGTCATGTTGAGCTTGCCGAGCCAGAACCTGTGTCCGTCATCGGCGGACATCTTCAGCTCCATGTTGGGCTTGAAGTCGGCGGGGAGCTGCGCGGCACCGAGGAAGAGGCCACCCTCGTCGAACACGACGCCGATCGTCGAGTCCGGATCGGTGTATTCGATCCGGACGATCAGGCCCGACCCCTTGGTCTTCTCGGCCAGTTCCGGATCCTCCATCGCAACCTTGAAGATCTGCGCAAGGTACTTGTAGACCTCTTGCTCGTTCTTGAAGAGCGCCATCGCGAACTCCTTCTCTGCGTCGATCCGTCCCGTTCAGTTCATCGGGGTGAGCCGGACCTCCTTCCGACCATCGAGGTCGATCCGGATCGCGGCGCGCCCTTCCGCGTCGGCCGTCACACGATCCTCGACGCCGCCCACAACCGCGTAGGTTTTGGAGGGAGCGAGCCGCTCGAACAGCAGCGGCTGCCGGCCCGCGCCGTCGCCCGGCCGCAGCACCAAATCGATCGACGAACCGTCGGTGACGGCCATGGCTACGAGCACCTGCGGGTAGGGAGCGTCCGCTAGCACCGGCCCCCGTGCGATGACTTCGGGGGTGCCGTAGTTGATGAGGTCGTGCCACGCCCGGCGCCCGCCGAAGCGGCCCGGCGAGAGCATCACGTTGGCCGCGTTCGAGCCGGGATAGCGAAGCGCTCCACCCTCGACCGACGCGGCCGGCCCTTGCACGTCGAGCGACCGCTGCAGCCCGTCGGCCATCTCGTCGTCGCCCATCTCGCGGGCGGCGGCGATCCCGAACGCGTAGACCAGATATCCGATCGAGGGCTTGTAGTTCCCGACGTCGAGCCGGTCGGCAGGGCTTAGGAACTTCATAACCGCCAGACCGTCGCGATCCAGGGTGAAGGCGTTGTCGCGCGCCAGGACCCAGTTCCGCACCGCGATGTCGTTGACCAGCGGGCTCAGCCAGAACGTGAACCCGGCGATGTTCGTCGTCGAGTTCGTGATCCCCGGCACCGTGATACCGATCCGAGACGAACGCGTGGACAAGGGCCGGCCGTCGACTGTGGAGAACTCGACGCGCGCGGCGTGGTCGAACGCGTCCCGCACATCTTCGGCGTACCCAGTCCCGTGGAGCCGGTCGTGAGCGATGAGGCCGCCCATCGCGATCATGTTGCACAGCGGGTACACCCAGTTGGGCTCGCATGGGAACATGCAGTACGTCGACTGCGAGAAGTTGTGGTGCACGGCCTTCGCCACCGCGGGATGGTCGTACGCGAAGGTCTTCTTGTCGTTCCACCGGAAGGGAAGGCAGGCGGCCTGATCGTATCGGTGGTCACCGTTGGTCGTCTCGTACGCGGCGATCTGCAAGCCGTAATAACCCGAAAGCATGATGTTGTCGCGCGCCATCGGGTCGACGTCGGTGGAGAAGTTCCCCCACAGGTTCTCCCACTTCCAGTACTGCCAGACCCTGCGATCGCTCATCTTCTCGATCAGACGGCGCTGCGCTTCTGCCACGTAGCCGGTGAAGGCGGGAGTCCGGGTGTACTGGCCGAGGGCGAGGCCCCAGCCGCCGTAGTTCAGCTGATAGCGAACCGCGGCCTCGCGGAACTGGTCCACCCACTCGAAACCGTCGAACCGATCGACCGGCTGGAGCGCCAGGTTCAACAGATAGCGGTGGTGAGCCAGATCGACCTCCGAATGTTCCAGGATCTCCCGCGACGTCGGCCCGGTCGGCGGCCGGTACTCGATCGTCGCGAGTTTGGTGTTGAGCACGTCGGCGCGCCGTTGGGAGCGACGGAACGAGGCACGCTGGGTGACGAAGCTCAGAAGGATCACGGCACCGAGACCGGCCGGAAGACCGATGTCGACGCCCGTCCAGACGGTGCTCGGCGTGCGGATCGCAGCGAGGACGGCTGCCGCCCACCAGACGAGGAACGGGGCGAACATCATGCCGATGATGAACCACGCGACGAACGCCACGATGAACACCACAAAGGCAACGGCGAAGAACGTCGGGTCAGACGAGTACAGGAACCCCCCGCCCGGGAAGAGCAGGCCGTGCGCCAGCGCATGCAGCCGGGGCGACTCGGTCGCGAGGAGGAGCGCGATCGCAGTGATCATCGGGACGCCGAAGATGACGAACGTCCGGCGCGCGAGCCTGGCGGTGACGGGCCCCATCGGTCGGGCGCGGGGCGGGAGAGCGAGCGTCCGCGGTCGTTCCGTGGCAACGGCAGTGGTTCCCATAGCCCGCCCCCTTTGGGTCGCATGAACCGATATCCCGGCCCGCGACATGTTACAAATCTTGATACATGTACTAGATTGAGTTAAAATAGGCACCGGATAGGGCGAAAGTCAAGAGCGGGGCATGATGTGCCAAACCGACGAGAGGGAGCGCACGGGTGAAGAGCGAGCACCGGCACGCGGCGAGGCTGGCTGCGGAGAATAGAAAGACCCCGTGGGACGGCCGCGCCCCGGCCGACGACGACATCGCACGCGACCGGCTCCTCGATGCGGCCGCCTCTTGCTTCGAGCGGTTCGGCGTGCTGAAGACCACGGTGGACGACGTGGCGACCACTGCCCACGTATCACGAACGACGGTTTACCGGTACTTCCGCGGCGGGCGCGACGAGCTGATACTCGGCGTCTTCATGCGAGAGGTGCAAGAGCTGTCCGGGGAGATCGCCGCAGCGATGCGCGAGGAGTCCACGTTCCCGGAGGCCGTAATCTCATCGATCGTCTTCGCGGTACGGTCCGTGCGCGATGGGATCCATCTCAGGTTCCTCTTCTCGCCCGAAACTGTCGGGGAGACGGCGAATATCGTCATGACCTCGCCCGCGTTCTACGCCCTGACATCGGAGACGTTGCGGCCGTTCTTCGAGGATGGCCAGCACCGGGGTGAGATCCGGACCGATCTCAAACTAGAGGACACGAGCGAGTGGCTCGTGCGCATAACGCTCTCGCTGATGACCGTGAACGCGCCCGTCGAACGCGACGACGATCAACTCCGTGCATTCCTGCGTGAGTTCCTCGTACCGATGTTTCGCTCCGAACCTTCCGTCATCACGCTCGACGGTCCCGACGCTCAGTTCGCCTCACGCGGCTGAGTCGGCTCATGCAAGTTGGTCTCGTTAGGCGGACGCGCTGGGAGACGGCCGCGCGACTTGGGAACGACGCCGGTCTCATCGCGTGCGCCGCGATCTTCGGGTTGGGGTTGGGTGGCCTGCTTCACCGTGTGCTGATCGCTGCGTTCGAACGATGGGGGCGCCTCTCCGTGATCCCAAACGCGCCGCGCGCGTCGCTCCGCGAAGACATGTTGACGGTCGGCCCGTG is part of the Actinomycetota bacterium genome and encodes:
- a CDS encoding TetR/AcrR family transcriptional regulator, which encodes MKSEHRHAARLAAENRKTPWDGRAPADDDIARDRLLDAAASCFERFGVLKTTVDDVATTAHVSRTTVYRYFRGGRDELILGVFMREVQELSGEIAAAMREESTFPEAVISSIVFAVRSVRDGIHLRFLFSPETVGETANIVMTSPAFYALTSETLRPFFEDGQHRGEIRTDLKLEDTSEWLVRITLSLMTVNAPVERDDDQLRAFLREFLVPMFRSEPSVITLDGPDAQFASRG
- a CDS encoding SCP2 sterol-binding domain-containing protein, which produces MALFKNEQEVYKYLAQIFKVAMEDPELAEKTKGSGLIVRIEYTDPDSTIGVVFDEGGLFLGAAQLPADFKPNMELKMSADDGHRFWLGKLNMTAAMARGKVRVKGSVPKMLKLMPLAKPLRARYEKILANDGRQDLINV